In one Sphingomonas sp. AP4-R1 genomic region, the following are encoded:
- a CDS encoding sigma-70 family RNA polymerase sigma factor, producing the protein MRRYARALTRDPHDSDDVVQQALLNAIERKETFEPSRSRRRWLLAIVHNVFVSQKRRQAAEARRDQRFSETLVEELDPEQEYIVRLHEIARAFATLPDHQRAAMHLVAVEGLDYQEAAAVLNVPVGTIMSRLSRARAALRQRHFGSHLRLVKGEENG; encoded by the coding sequence ATGCGTCGTTATGCGCGAGCGCTGACCCGCGATCCGCATGACAGCGACGATGTTGTCCAGCAGGCGTTGTTGAACGCGATCGAGCGCAAGGAGACATTTGAGCCGTCGCGCTCGCGCCGTCGCTGGCTGCTGGCAATCGTCCACAATGTTTTCGTTTCGCAGAAGCGGCGGCAGGCCGCCGAAGCGCGCCGGGATCAGCGTTTCTCGGAGACACTGGTTGAGGAACTTGATCCTGAGCAGGAATATATCGTCCGTCTGCACGAGATCGCCCGGGCCTTTGCGACCCTTCCGGATCATCAGCGCGCTGCGATGCATCTCGTTGCGGTAGAGGGCCTTGACTATCAGGAAGCAGCCGCCGTCCTGAACGTGCCGGTGGGCACGATTATGTCACGGCTAAGCCGGGCGCGCGCCGCTCTTCGTCAGCGCCACTTCGGATCGCATCTACGGCTTGTGAAAGGCGAAGAAAATGGATGA
- a CDS encoding anti-sigma factor, whose translation MDEALQAVELEAYIDGCLDLDRRFVVETHLSRNPALAAQVMADLSTTSALRFLAERSDKPDGCQSAGATGTQLLARLRRNWTIAMRVSALATVAVAAIFLIMGSGPPDYVEYALSSHRIAILRAHMASQIESPRYDAREIASSTQIPMPRLPGDWSVTDVQVFPTDKGPALVIALRTRDGDPLSLFAVRERTEAPEKPDAIREGAQSVAYWRRGNMSYALTGNAEPEAIDATAQALAGSWS comes from the coding sequence ATGGATGAGGCACTGCAAGCGGTCGAGCTTGAGGCCTATATCGATGGCTGTCTGGATCTTGATCGACGTTTCGTCGTCGAGACGCATTTGTCTCGCAATCCGGCGCTTGCGGCGCAGGTCATGGCAGATCTGAGCACTACGAGCGCGCTTCGCTTTTTAGCGGAGCGATCCGACAAGCCTGATGGTTGTCAAAGCGCTGGTGCGACGGGAACACAGCTGCTCGCCCGGCTGCGCCGCAACTGGACGATTGCGATGAGAGTGTCGGCACTCGCCACTGTTGCTGTAGCGGCCATCTTCTTGATCATGGGTTCAGGCCCGCCAGACTATGTTGAGTATGCGTTGAGTTCTCACCGGATCGCCATTTTGCGGGCGCACATGGCATCGCAGATCGAATCCCCACGATACGATGCCCGTGAAATTGCCTCATCGACACAGATACCGATGCCTCGGTTGCCGGGCGACTGGTCTGTGACCGACGTTCAGGTTTTTCCAACGGATAAAGGGCCGGCACTGGTGATTGCTTTGCGAACACGCGACGGAGATCCCCTTTCTCTTTTCGCCGTTCGTGAGCGCACTGAGGCGCCTGAAAAGCCCGACGCGATTCGGGAAGGGGCACAATCGGTCGCCTACTGGCGGCGAGGCAATATGTCGTATGCGCTCACGGGTAACGCCGAGCCGGAAGCGATCGACGCTACCGCACAAGCGTTGGCTGGAAGTTGGTCCTGA